GAAAAGATTATACCTATTTTAGAAAAAACGTCAAGATTTATTCATTCCTGAGGCATTTGTGGGGCAGTTTCTAGAGATAACCACTGTAAATATTTCTCATTTCCATCGTCAATTTTAACAAAAATGATTTCAGGAACATCATAAGAACAAAGTGATTGAATGATTGTAGAAATAGCTGAAAATCGAGAGGATGTTGTTTTGATTTGCATTTGATATTCTTCGGCAACGCAGAGTTTGCCTTCCCACATATAAGTAGATTTCCCTTTTTGACAAATATGAACACAGGCAGCAAGCTTCTGAATCACTAAAGTATTAGAAATATGTTCGGCTTCTTCTTGAGAAGGTAACTGAGTAAAGATGATTATGGGAGTCATATCTTACTTAATAATAAATGGTTGGGAAATCTTAAATCATAGACATAAGATTGTTGAGAGTCAATTACAGCGCTATTTTGAGTGAGGTGATAATTTTTTAATCCCTCGCGTAATGCGTGGTATTGGAATCTT
This DNA window, taken from Chlamydia sp. 04-14, encodes the following:
- the cutA gene encoding divalent-cation tolerance protein CutA codes for the protein MTPIIIFTQLPSQEEAEHISNTLVIQKLAACVHICQKGKSTYMWEGKLCVAEEYQMQIKTTSSRFSAISTIIQSLCSYDVPEIIFVKIDDGNEKYLQWLSLETAPQMPQE